A genomic region of Procambarus clarkii isolate CNS0578487 chromosome 30, FALCON_Pclarkii_2.0, whole genome shotgun sequence contains the following coding sequences:
- the LOC138369948 gene encoding uncharacterized protein — MSNQNPVLSDTEEMEEDDSDTSLELEELNNPSTSTSTPKTKKSKLNRTSTTQDDDSDTSLELEELNNPSTSTSTPKTKKSKLNRTSTTQDDDDSLEDFTTSTPQKSKSNRTNTRQRTRGTSPGPDTRRRSSSDIGYNKRLSESSCRLALN, encoded by the exons atgtcaaatcaaaatccagttttaagtgatacagaagagatggaggaagatgattcggatacttcacTGGAACTGGAGGaattgaataacccctcaacttcaacttctactccaaagacaaaaaaatcaaagctaaatcgaaccagcacgacacaggatgatgattcggatacttcacTGGAACTGGAAGaattgaataacccctcaacttcaacttctactccaaagacaaaaaaatcaaagctaaatcgaaccagcacgacacaggatgatgatgattcaCTGGAAGATTTTACAACTTCAACTCCCCAAAAATCAAAGTCAAACCGAACCAACACCCGTCAACGAACAcggggaacctcaccaggcccagacactagaaggagatcatcttcggatattggatataacaaac gtttatcggaatcatcttgtaggttagctctcaattga